A single genomic interval of Pyruvatibacter sp. HU-CL02332 harbors:
- a CDS encoding alpha/beta hydrolase, producing MSLDPQVEAMLAQLAENPAPKLWEMPLPDARATYEGMAAVLDLPDAPIGKTEDISIPGPAGDIPARVYTPVAGGSSALPCLVFFHGGGFVIGNLVTHDALCRTLANEARVRVVAVDYRLAPEHVYPAAADDCYAATKWVEANAGTLGIDPNSIAVAGDSAGGNLAAVVCLMAKAKKGPQIAFQMLIYPTTDFTDAEQWGSRTEFAEGYFLEKETMRWFEGNYMGGNDAARSEETASPLSAKDLSGLPPAYVITAGFDPLRDEGKAYADALNAAGTKAEYIDYPGMIHGFFNMQAALDVSKEAVKVAAEKLAAALAH from the coding sequence ATGTCACTTGATCCCCAGGTGGAGGCGATGCTCGCCCAGCTTGCCGAAAACCCGGCGCCGAAGTTGTGGGAGATGCCCCTGCCGGATGCGCGGGCGACCTATGAAGGCATGGCAGCGGTTCTGGATCTGCCGGACGCGCCCATCGGCAAGACGGAAGACATTTCCATTCCCGGCCCGGCTGGTGACATTCCTGCGCGCGTCTATACGCCAGTGGCAGGGGGCAGTTCAGCGCTGCCCTGTCTTGTGTTCTTTCACGGTGGTGGCTTTGTCATCGGCAATCTTGTGACCCACGATGCCTTGTGCCGGACGCTGGCCAATGAAGCCCGTGTGCGTGTCGTTGCGGTGGACTACCGACTTGCGCCGGAGCATGTGTATCCGGCGGCAGCGGACGATTGCTACGCGGCAACCAAATGGGTGGAAGCCAATGCGGGCACGCTTGGCATCGATCCAAATTCCATTGCGGTGGCCGGTGACAGTGCAGGCGGCAACCTTGCAGCGGTTGTGTGCCTGATGGCGAAAGCCAAGAAGGGGCCGCAGATTGCGTTTCAGATGCTGATCTATCCCACCACCGATTTTACGGACGCGGAGCAGTGGGGATCACGCACAGAGTTTGCCGAAGGGTACTTCCTTGAAAAGGAAACCATGCGCTGGTTTGAAGGCAACTATATGGGCGGCAATGATGCGGCGCGCTCAGAAGAAACAGCGTCGCCTCTAAGCGCCAAGGATTTGTCCGGACTGCCGCCTGCCTATGTGATTACGGCGGGGTTTGATCCCTTGCGGGATGAAGGCAAGGCGTATGCGGATGCGCTCAATGCAGCTGGCACCAAGGCTGAGTACATCGATTACCCCGGTATGATCCACGGCTTCTTCAACATGCAGGCAGCGCTTGATGTGTCGAAGGAAGCGGTGAAGGTCGCGGCGGAAAAGCTGGCTGCGGCGCTGGCACACTAG
- a CDS encoding CinA family protein yields the protein METLLPLAQKVAETLKARGEAIAIGESAGGGLVSAALIAQPGASAFFLGGTVIYTPQAGRAIRDRTTLNLKGLEPLTPAFAQELADGYRRQMQCDWTTSEMGAAGPAGSPYGPKPGTAVVAVSGPVSDARLVETGMDNRIDNMRAFGKAQLELLLECMAEADG from the coding sequence TTGGAAACGCTCCTGCCGCTTGCACAAAAGGTTGCAGAAACTCTCAAGGCCCGCGGCGAAGCCATCGCCATCGGCGAAAGTGCCGGCGGCGGCCTTGTCTCCGCAGCCCTTATTGCCCAGCCCGGTGCCTCGGCATTCTTTCTGGGCGGCACGGTCATCTACACGCCTCAGGCAGGCCGCGCCATCCGAGACCGCACAACCTTGAACCTCAAGGGGCTTGAACCCCTCACGCCCGCCTTTGCGCAGGAACTGGCCGACGGCTACCGCCGCCAGATGCAATGCGACTGGACCACCAGTGAGATGGGCGCTGCCGGTCCCGCAGGCTCGCCCTACGGTCCCAAGCCCGGCACAGCCGTGGTGGCCGTGTCCGGCCCGGTCTCAGACGCCCGGCTGGTAGAAACAGGCATGGACAACCGCATCGACAACATGCGCGCCTTCGGCAAGGCCCAGCTCGAGCTGCTGCTGGAGTGCATGGCAGAGGCCGACGGCTAG
- a CDS encoding AMP-binding protein has product MSEAAKVDDSLPPFKPLPQKPPKVTVEHLPDGSITIASDYPLEDMPRSVPHMLEEAAATYPDRNFIGERDMAGEWQFVTYGDANTKADAIATALLARGMGPDTPIMVLSGNAIEHGVLMLGAMKARVPVAPISVPYSLMSPGHEKLKHVVAVAKPKMIYVDNAELFAGAIADIDMDGIELVVCEAKSGGADKVPAGAITYEGLCATAIDAAAVKASMDKITHETVGKYLFTSGSTGMPKGVLQTHGMMCAVVAGQDALRDEPVDPDDVPETLEWMPWNHISAGNISFNNVLKNAGTLYLDAGKPIPGMFDQTIANLREVSPQVFGSAPIAFAMLADAMERDEALRKSFFAKLKYMAYGGATLSNDLYDRMQALAIAETGMRMPLTTMYGATETQGITVVHWITERVGLIGLPLPGLTLKLVPNGTKKEVRVKGPTVTPGYLNDPDKTADAFDEDGFYKLGDAGKFVDPDDPAQGLIFDGRVTEDFKLSSGTWVSAGTLRADVVAAASPLLQDAVVCGLDKPFVALLAWPNMAAVTELAVGASTPEDMVKHPAVVAAVKEKIAAHNKDAGGSSARIKRVHLMTEPPSIDGHEITDKGYINQRATLERRAALVDVLYADDPDDQVIVI; this is encoded by the coding sequence ATGAGTGAAGCTGCGAAAGTTGACGATAGCCTGCCCCCCTTCAAGCCATTGCCGCAGAAGCCGCCGAAAGTAACGGTCGAGCATCTGCCGGATGGGTCCATCACCATTGCCTCCGACTATCCTCTGGAGGACATGCCGCGCAGCGTGCCGCACATGCTGGAAGAGGCTGCCGCTACGTATCCTGACCGCAATTTCATCGGTGAACGCGACATGGCCGGTGAGTGGCAGTTCGTTACCTATGGAGATGCAAACACAAAGGCGGACGCCATCGCGACCGCCCTGTTGGCGCGGGGCATGGGGCCGGACACGCCGATCATGGTGCTGTCGGGCAATGCCATTGAGCATGGTGTGCTGATGCTGGGTGCCATGAAGGCGCGGGTACCTGTAGCGCCGATTTCTGTTCCCTATTCACTGATGAGCCCGGGGCACGAGAAGCTCAAGCATGTGGTGGCGGTCGCAAAGCCGAAGATGATCTATGTGGACAATGCGGAGCTGTTTGCCGGTGCCATTGCGGACATCGACATGGACGGCATCGAGCTTGTGGTGTGTGAGGCCAAGTCGGGCGGCGCAGACAAGGTGCCTGCCGGGGCGATCACCTATGAAGGCCTGTGTGCCACGGCCATTGATGCGGCTGCGGTCAAGGCCAGCATGGACAAGATCACCCACGAGACTGTTGGCAAGTATCTGTTTACGTCCGGCTCCACAGGCATGCCAAAGGGCGTGTTGCAGACCCATGGCATGATGTGTGCGGTGGTGGCCGGGCAGGATGCCCTGCGCGATGAGCCGGTGGACCCGGACGACGTACCTGAAACGCTTGAGTGGATGCCGTGGAACCATATTTCTGCAGGCAATATCAGCTTCAACAACGTATTGAAGAACGCAGGCACGCTGTATCTGGACGCGGGCAAGCCGATCCCCGGCATGTTTGACCAGACGATTGCCAATCTGCGCGAGGTGTCGCCGCAGGTATTTGGATCGGCGCCCATTGCCTTTGCGATGCTGGCTGATGCGATGGAGCGCGACGAGGCCCTGCGCAAGAGCTTCTTCGCCAAGCTCAAATATATGGCCTATGGCGGCGCCACGCTTTCCAACGATCTGTATGACCGCATGCAGGCGCTCGCCATTGCCGAAACCGGCATGCGGATGCCGCTGACGACCATGTATGGGGCGACGGAGACGCAGGGCATTACGGTGGTGCACTGGATCACCGAGCGCGTGGGGCTGATCGGCCTGCCGCTGCCGGGGCTGACGCTCAAGCTTGTGCCCAACGGCACCAAGAAGGAAGTGCGCGTCAAAGGACCAACGGTAACGCCGGGCTACCTGAATGACCCGGACAAGACGGCGGACGCGTTTGACGAAGACGGCTTCTACAAGCTGGGAGACGCGGGCAAGTTTGTTGATCCGGATGATCCCGCACAGGGCCTGATTTTCGATGGACGGGTGACCGAAGACTTCAAACTGTCGTCGGGCACATGGGTGTCGGCGGGCACGTTGCGGGCTGATGTTGTGGCGGCGGCGTCGCCGCTGTTGCAGGACGCAGTGGTGTGCGGGCTCGACAAACCCTTTGTGGCGCTGCTGGCCTGGCCGAACATGGCAGCTGTTACGGAGCTGGCAGTTGGTGCATCAACGCCTGAGGACATGGTGAAACACCCAGCGGTTGTTGCGGCGGTCAAGGAGAAGATCGCAGCGCATAACAAGGATGCTGGTGGGTCGTCAGCGCGCATCAAACGGGTGCACCTGATGACCGAGCCTCCGTCCATTGATGGGCATGAGATTACGGACAAGGGCTACATCAATCAGCGGGCCACACTTGAGCGCCGAGCCGCGTTGGTTGACGTGCTCTATGCAGATGATCCTGACGACCAGGTGATTGTCATCTAG
- a CDS encoding FAD-binding oxidoreductase encodes MTIDRTSLRWNGWGPTAQPDALPDGSPAWDWIADALGISSPLPKTPAKDLGDCALPASGLDGETRLELERIVGANQVHVGDYERAFHARGKSYHDLLWMRAGNISNAPDAVVYPRSEEEVQRLVEFAAAGDIVLVPYGGGSSVVGGVTAREEGETRLCITVDTTLMASLLSIDETAMTATAQAGIYGPALDQALANHGVRLGHYPQSFEYSTLGGWVAARGAGQNSIRYGRADKWLVSAHVATPSGLWRTEATPGSAAAPNLNQLVAGSEGTLGIITQATFKIHDVPETEDYRGYLFRSFAEGADAIRQIVQAEIPTAMLRLSDPDETYFFRTLSSVGKEKGIKDNLADAYLRLRGYADKPCVLLIGMEGSAVNVSYARDRAARIIAAAGGLHAGKSPGTSWKAGRFHGPMVRDPMMDHGLGVDTLETSTFWSNIETLHKAVTDAIATSTKETLDGPGQQGIVMAHISHAYTDGASLYFTFVFPRRHDGGLDGEIKQWLTIKRAASDAIAANGGTISHHHGVGTDHAPWLGQEKGPIGMQTLGAVKNSIDPKGVMNPRKVLG; translated from the coding sequence ATGACGATTGATCGCACAAGTTTGCGCTGGAATGGCTGGGGTCCAACCGCCCAACCAGACGCCCTGCCCGATGGGTCCCCTGCGTGGGACTGGATCGCAGATGCTCTTGGCATCTCTTCACCCCTGCCCAAAACACCCGCCAAGGACCTGGGCGACTGCGCTTTGCCAGCCTCTGGCCTTGATGGCGAAACGCGTCTTGAGCTTGAGCGCATCGTCGGTGCCAATCAGGTGCATGTGGGCGACTATGAGCGCGCCTTCCATGCCCGCGGCAAGAGCTATCACGACCTGCTGTGGATGCGGGCCGGCAACATTTCCAATGCGCCTGATGCGGTTGTCTATCCGCGCAGCGAAGAAGAAGTGCAGCGGCTCGTTGAGTTTGCCGCGGCCGGTGACATCGTGCTCGTGCCCTATGGCGGCGGCTCAAGCGTCGTTGGCGGCGTCACCGCCCGCGAAGAAGGTGAAACACGCCTGTGCATCACCGTCGACACCACATTGATGGCGTCCCTGCTCAGCATCGATGAAACAGCCATGACAGCAACCGCGCAGGCTGGCATCTACGGACCTGCCCTCGACCAGGCCCTTGCCAATCACGGCGTGCGCCTTGGCCACTATCCGCAAAGCTTTGAGTATTCAACCCTTGGTGGCTGGGTTGCCGCGCGCGGTGCCGGACAAAACTCCATCCGATATGGCCGCGCTGACAAATGGCTGGTGTCTGCCCATGTGGCCACACCGTCAGGCCTGTGGCGCACCGAGGCGACGCCGGGGTCTGCCGCGGCCCCAAACCTCAACCAGCTTGTGGCCGGCAGTGAAGGCACACTGGGCATCATCACCCAGGCGACGTTCAAGATTCACGATGTTCCGGAGACGGAAGATTATCGCGGCTATCTCTTCCGCAGCTTTGCAGAAGGCGCCGACGCCATACGCCAGATCGTACAGGCGGAAATCCCCACTGCCATGCTGCGCCTGTCAGACCCGGATGAAACCTATTTCTTCCGCACGCTCTCAAGCGTCGGCAAGGAAAAGGGCATCAAGGACAATCTGGCCGACGCTTATCTGCGCCTGCGCGGCTATGCCGACAAACCCTGCGTACTGTTGATCGGTATGGAAGGCAGCGCCGTCAATGTATCCTACGCGCGGGACCGCGCCGCCCGGATCATCGCCGCCGCTGGCGGGCTGCATGCAGGCAAATCTCCCGGCACAAGCTGGAAGGCCGGCCGCTTCCACGGCCCCATGGTCCGCGACCCGATGATGGATCACGGGTTGGGCGTCGACACACTGGAAACATCCACCTTCTGGTCCAACATCGAGACGCTGCACAAGGCCGTCACGGACGCCATTGCCACCTCCACCAAGGAAACCCTTGATGGGCCGGGCCAGCAGGGCATCGTCATGGCCCATATCAGCCATGCCTATACGGATGGTGCCAGCCTCTATTTCACCTTCGTCTTCCCCCGCCGCCACGATGGCGGGCTGGACGGCGAAATCAAGCAATGGCTGACCATCAAGCGTGCAGCGTCTGACGCCATCGCTGCCAATGGCGGCACGATCTCCCATCACCACGGTGTGGGAACAGATCACGCCCCCTGGCTGGGTCAGGAAAAAGGCCCCATCGGCATGCAGACCCTGGGTGCCGTCAAAAACTCCATCGACCCCAAAGGCGTGATGAACCCGCGCAAGGTGCTGGGGTAA
- a CDS encoding DsbA family protein codes for MAADLSFDLFWSFRSPYSYLATPRLKKVVEDHNVTVNVRPVYPIAVRIPGFFKTVNPQWPPYLLMDTARIAEMEELPYAWPKPDPIVMDIASGEVPEDQPYIQRLTRLGVAATEAGHGIEFLNEVSGIIFGGVQGWNEGDHLEKAADRAGLDLAELDTRIEADPDHFEQVIEDNEAAQKASGHWGVPLMVFNGEPFFGQDRIDMLVWRMSQHGLVHNDKENKD; via the coding sequence ATGGCTGCTGACCTCTCCTTCGACCTCTTCTGGTCGTTTCGCTCGCCCTACTCCTATCTGGCGACGCCACGCCTGAAAAAGGTCGTCGAGGACCACAACGTCACCGTCAATGTACGGCCGGTCTATCCCATCGCCGTGCGTATTCCTGGCTTCTTCAAGACCGTGAACCCGCAATGGCCGCCCTATCTGCTGATGGACACGGCCCGCATCGCGGAAATGGAAGAGCTGCCCTACGCCTGGCCCAAGCCGGATCCCATCGTCATGGACATTGCGTCCGGCGAGGTGCCTGAGGACCAACCCTATATCCAGCGGCTCACGCGCCTTGGCGTCGCCGCAACTGAAGCCGGCCACGGCATCGAATTCCTGAACGAAGTCAGCGGCATCATCTTTGGCGGCGTCCAGGGCTGGAACGAGGGCGACCATCTTGAAAAAGCCGCCGACCGCGCCGGGCTTGATCTTGCCGAACTCGACACCCGCATTGAGGCGGACCCGGATCATTTTGAACAGGTGATCGAAGACAACGAAGCGGCCCAGAAGGCCTCCGGCCACTGGGGCGTGCCTCTTATGGTATTCAACGGCGAGCCTTTCTTTGGCCAGGACCGTATCGACATGCTCGTCTGGCGCATGTCCCAGCACGGCCTCGTCCACAACGACAAAGAAAACAAGGACTAG
- a CDS encoding alpha/beta hydrolase, with amino-acid sequence MPQANANGLSFEYETFGDKANPPLLLIMGVGCQLVMWPESFCNGLADLGFHVIRYDNRDVGLSSKIDEAGAPDIMAAVTAQLTGQPVTSPYSLDDMADDAAGLMDALGIDTAHVVGASMGGMIAQLVATRHPAKVKSMVSIMSTTGNPDVPPAKPEAMAALLTPPADTSREGMIQQGVDMWKVIGSPKYPGTDEELRAVAAASVDRMVCPEGFGRQVLAILAAPARNDALAKVTAPTMVLHGADDPLVPVEGGKDTADAIPGARLEIVEGMGHDFTEALVPVYLDKVGGFVREVEVGRAAAE; translated from the coding sequence ATGCCACAGGCCAATGCCAATGGGCTGTCCTTTGAATATGAGACCTTCGGAGACAAAGCCAACCCACCGCTTCTGCTCATCATGGGCGTGGGCTGCCAGCTGGTGATGTGGCCGGAGAGCTTCTGCAATGGTCTGGCTGATCTGGGCTTCCATGTCATTCGCTATGACAACCGTGACGTTGGCCTCTCCAGCAAGATTGATGAGGCCGGTGCGCCGGACATCATGGCAGCTGTTACGGCGCAGCTGACCGGCCAGCCTGTGACATCTCCTTACTCACTGGACGACATGGCAGATGATGCCGCCGGGCTGATGGATGCGCTTGGCATCGACACAGCCCATGTGGTGGGTGCCTCCATGGGTGGCATGATCGCGCAGCTGGTGGCGACGCGTCATCCTGCCAAAGTGAAGAGCATGGTCTCCATCATGTCCACGACCGGCAATCCGGATGTTCCTCCTGCGAAACCTGAAGCCATGGCTGCCCTGCTGACGCCGCCCGCTGATACCAGCCGTGAGGGCATGATCCAGCAGGGTGTTGATATGTGGAAGGTGATTGGCAGCCCAAAATATCCGGGTACGGACGAAGAACTTCGTGCCGTTGCTGCGGCCAGCGTGGACCGCATGGTCTGCCCGGAAGGCTTTGGCCGTCAGGTGCTGGCCATTCTTGCAGCGCCTGCCCGCAATGATGCGCTGGCCAAGGTGACGGCGCCGACCATGGTGCTGCATGGCGCGGATGACCCGCTGGTACCGGTTGAAGGCGGCAAGGATACAGCAGACGCCATTCCCGGTGCGCGACTGGAAATCGTCGAAGGCATGGGCCACGACTTCACTGAAGCGCTGGTGCCTGTCTATCTCGACAAGGTTGGCGGCTTTGTGCGCGAGGTTGAAGTCGGGCGCGCGGCGGCTGAATAG
- a CDS encoding diacylglycerol kinase family protein — protein MSDTSTAAPAAKPFALTDGAKVHVIANPQSAGGGTSKRWDELLAAINRAVTPITGKPVETSLTTGPWDAARLTTQALKNGADQIIAVGGDGTIHECINGFFENAQLINPDAVLALMPAGTGGDYRRTFGIPTDIEQAADICARGDARSVDLGRISYVADDGSKETRYFNNIASFGLSGVVDRAVNKATWPKMLGGKFTFAWCTLWAALRYKPEPVRIKMDERYDEVFNVGTAAVAIGQYFGGGMHMAPMAEPDDGVFDVVIMTDTTLKDLVAGDGDLYKGTHIQSPKVIATRTTTLLALPIDENAEVLLDIDGEAPGRLPASFEILPKAIKLRT, from the coding sequence ATGAGTGACACGTCCACAGCAGCGCCTGCAGCAAAGCCCTTTGCTCTGACGGACGGCGCAAAAGTGCACGTGATTGCCAATCCCCAGTCCGCAGGTGGCGGCACCTCCAAGCGCTGGGACGAGTTGCTGGCAGCCATCAACCGGGCCGTTACGCCGATCACCGGCAAGCCAGTCGAGACATCCCTCACCACAGGCCCGTGGGATGCAGCGCGCCTCACCACACAGGCACTCAAGAACGGCGCGGATCAGATCATCGCTGTAGGCGGCGACGGCACCATCCATGAATGCATCAACGGCTTTTTTGAAAACGCCCAGTTGATCAATCCCGATGCGGTCCTCGCCCTCATGCCCGCGGGCACCGGCGGCGACTACCGCCGCACCTTCGGCATTCCAACCGACATTGAGCAGGCCGCCGACATCTGCGCCCGCGGCGACGCCCGCAGCGTGGATCTTGGCCGCATCTCCTACGTCGCCGACGACGGCTCAAAGGAAACCCGCTACTTCAACAACATCGCAAGCTTCGGCCTGTCAGGTGTGGTGGACCGCGCCGTCAACAAGGCCACATGGCCGAAAATGCTCGGCGGCAAGTTCACCTTCGCCTGGTGCACGCTTTGGGCCGCCCTGCGGTACAAGCCCGAGCCCGTGCGCATCAAAATGGATGAGCGCTACGACGAAGTCTTCAATGTCGGCACGGCTGCGGTTGCCATCGGACAGTATTTCGGCGGCGGCATGCACATGGCCCCCATGGCAGAACCCGACGACGGTGTGTTCGATGTGGTCATCATGACTGATACGACATTGAAGGACCTCGTGGCGGGCGACGGCGACCTCTACAAGGGCACCCATATCCAAAGCCCGAAAGTCATCGCGACCCGCACCACCACATTGCTCGCCCTTCCCATCGACGAAAATGCTGAAGTCCTGCTCGATATCGACGGTGAGGCACCAGGTCGCCTCCCCGCGAGCTTTGAAATTCTGCCAAAAGCGATCAAACTGCGCACATAA
- a CDS encoding DUF924 family protein, translating into MSDVTAHDVVDFWLTAGPKKWFSKDDAFDAEIATRFGDAVVAAGDGAYADWASTPEGALGLVILMDQFPRNLHRGSAKAFSYDARALAVTQQAIADGHDMATDEENRSWFYMPFMHSEELDDQERCIELVRERLPKAEGTLKFAILHRDLIARFGRFPHRNVLFGRESTQDEENYLSSDGAFSG; encoded by the coding sequence GTGAGCGATGTAACGGCACATGACGTGGTAGACTTCTGGCTGACGGCGGGGCCCAAAAAATGGTTCAGCAAGGACGATGCGTTTGACGCTGAAATAGCCACTCGGTTTGGCGATGCTGTGGTGGCAGCGGGCGACGGCGCATATGCGGACTGGGCAAGCACTCCCGAAGGTGCGCTGGGACTGGTCATTTTGATGGACCAGTTTCCACGCAATCTGCATCGCGGATCGGCCAAGGCTTTTTCCTATGATGCGCGGGCGCTGGCCGTAACGCAGCAGGCGATTGCGGACGGTCACGACATGGCCACGGACGAGGAGAACCGTTCGTGGTTCTACATGCCCTTCATGCATTCAGAAGAGCTTGATGATCAGGAGCGATGCATTGAGCTGGTGCGCGAGCGGTTGCCCAAGGCGGAAGGCACGTTGAAATTCGCCATTCTGCATCGCGATCTGATTGCGCGTTTTGGTCGGTTTCCCCACCGGAATGTGCTTTTTGGTCGTGAGAGCACCCAGGATGAAGAAAATTACCTCTCTAGCGACGGGGCTTTTTCCGGCTAG
- a CDS encoding glycerol-3-phosphate dehydrogenase/oxidase encodes MQRDLEHMAATRHDLLIIGGGITGACIARDAAMRGLSVALVEKKDFSSATSSGSSKLVHGGLRYLANFELSLVRESLRERRTWEAIAPHMVTPVPFLVPLYGMASTIQLKIGLTLYDMLSFDRNRLDDPDKHMPRHKRLSREEALKHAPYLKKEGLTGAMIYYDCQTYAPERVGVECIGDAADNGAHVANYAQVDEILTEVDGAKRKVTGARVTDLLDGSTHEIKADLTINATGPWGDIVMALAEKGGKPSRGLIRSKGIHLITRKLTDNMALAVLPKGGGHFFVIPWRDHTIIGTTDTVFNGKPDELGVSEKDIADFIEIINTGLPGLNLTRDDVEHFYAGLRPLVDTNPNDEEKDSYGASRAAEIFDHGTEGLDGLLSALGGKWTTSRHLAEEVTDMAYEKLGQTPAKCTTAQTPVQGGEITRYSEFEAAALSRLPNMPRDVVCNLARNYGSRMDDVVDVAEHEGKPELLEPLSNISPTIGAQVLYSIRTEMARSLDDILQRRTGLGTLGHPGHDTLRRIADIAGDELGWDPGEKERQIAEAELRFTTRDDAA; translated from the coding sequence ATGCAGCGCGATCTGGAACATATGGCGGCCACCCGCCACGACCTTCTCATCATCGGCGGCGGCATCACCGGTGCCTGCATTGCCCGCGACGCAGCCATGCGCGGCCTGTCCGTTGCGCTTGTCGAGAAGAAGGATTTTTCCTCCGCCACAAGTTCTGGCTCGTCAAAACTGGTCCATGGCGGCCTGCGCTACCTTGCCAATTTCGAACTGAGCCTCGTGCGCGAAAGCCTGCGCGAGCGCCGCACCTGGGAGGCCATCGCGCCCCACATGGTGACACCGGTGCCGTTCCTCGTACCCCTTTACGGCATGGCCTCCACCATCCAGCTCAAGATCGGCCTGACCCTCTATGACATGCTGTCTTTTGACCGCAATCGGCTGGACGATCCCGACAAGCACATGCCGCGCCACAAGCGCCTCTCCCGCGAAGAAGCGCTGAAGCACGCCCCCTACCTCAAGAAGGAAGGGCTGACCGGCGCCATGATCTATTACGACTGCCAGACCTATGCGCCCGAGCGCGTCGGTGTGGAATGCATTGGCGACGCCGCAGACAACGGTGCCCATGTGGCCAACTATGCCCAGGTCGATGAAATCCTCACTGAGGTTGATGGCGCCAAGCGCAAGGTCACAGGCGCGCGGGTGACGGACCTTCTGGACGGCAGCACCCACGAGATCAAAGCCGACCTCACCATCAATGCCACCGGCCCCTGGGGCGACATCGTGATGGCGCTGGCGGAAAAAGGCGGCAAGCCTTCACGCGGTCTTATCCGCTCCAAAGGCATCCACCTCATTACCCGCAAGCTGACGGACAACATGGCGCTCGCCGTGCTGCCCAAGGGTGGCGGGCACTTCTTTGTCATCCCCTGGCGCGATCACACCATCATCGGCACCACCGACACGGTCTTCAACGGCAAGCCGGATGAGCTGGGCGTCAGCGAAAAGGACATCGCCGACTTCATCGAGATCATCAACACGGGCCTGCCCGGCCTGAACCTCACTCGCGATGACGTGGAACATTTCTACGCAGGCCTGCGCCCGCTGGTGGACACCAATCCGAACGACGAAGAAAAAGACAGCTACGGTGCCTCGCGCGCCGCTGAAATCTTCGATCACGGCACCGAGGGTCTTGATGGCCTGCTCTCGGCCTTGGGCGGCAAATGGACCACATCGCGCCATCTCGCCGAAGAAGTGACCGACATGGCCTACGAAAAACTCGGTCAGACCCCTGCCAAATGCACAACCGCCCAGACCCCGGTCCAGGGCGGGGAAATCACCCGCTACAGCGAGTTTGAAGCTGCTGCTTTGTCGCGGCTGCCCAACATGCCAAGGGATGTTGTGTGCAATCTCGCCCGGAATTACGGCAGTCGCATGGATGATGTGGTGGATGTGGCCGAACACGAGGGCAAGCCGGAGCTACTCGAGCCCCTGTCCAACATCTCGCCCACCATCGGCGCGCAGGTGCTTTATTCCATCCGCACCGAGATGGCGCGCTCCCTGGATGATATTCTCCAGCGCCGCACAGGCCTTGGCACATTGGGCCATCCCGGCCACGATACGCTTAGACGAATCGCTGACATTGCCGGCGACGAACTGGGATGGGATCCGGGTGAAAAAGAACGCCAGATTGCGGAAGCAGAACTGCGCTTCACAACGCGCGACGACGCTGCTTGA
- a CDS encoding MOSC domain-containing protein, whose product MSGRVLAIARCLVKRGPMELLPETAISLDKGVEGDPRGHKKGRQVTVMSREAWEAACTDLGKELDWTTRRANVLVEGVDLAFTKHRQLRIGEVLFTIAMQTQPCFLMDEFENGLRDVLKPDWRGGACCKVEKAGIIRVGDPVEVLA is encoded by the coding sequence ATGAGTGGACGTGTTCTTGCCATCGCCCGTTGCCTTGTAAAGCGCGGGCCGATGGAATTGTTGCCTGAAACGGCGATCAGTCTTGATAAAGGCGTTGAGGGGGACCCTCGCGGCCACAAGAAAGGTCGTCAGGTTACTGTCATGTCGCGCGAGGCATGGGAGGCTGCTTGCACTGACCTTGGCAAAGAGCTGGACTGGACAACCCGGCGGGCGAACGTGCTGGTGGAAGGCGTTGATCTGGCCTTTACCAAGCATCGGCAGCTGCGCATTGGTGAGGTACTTTTCACCATCGCCATGCAGACGCAGCCCTGCTTCTTGATGGATGAGTTTGAGAACGGCCTGCGCGACGTGTTGAAGCCTGACTGGCGTGGCGGGGCCTGTTGCAAGGTTGAAAAGGCAGGCATCATTCGGGTGGGTGATCCTGTGGAGGTATTGGCGTGA